ACTGCATCGATGAAAGCTTTAGCATTGTCAAGAGGAATATTAGGTAATATCCCGTGCCCTAAATTTACGATGTATTTATCTTTTCCAAAGTCATCGATCATTTTTGTGACTAATTTTTTGATCTCTTTAGGAGGAGATAACAGTCTAGAAGGATCAAGATTTCCTTGAAGGGTAACACTATTATTAGTCAGTTTTCTCGCTATTTTCGGGCTAACCGTCCAATCTACCCCTAATGCGGATACCTTTGATTTTGACATTTCTTCCAGCGCAAACCAGCATCCTTTTCCAAAAGCAATAACGGGTGCAAGTTCATGAAGGGCGTCAACGATCTGTTGTATGTATTTCCATGAAAATTCTTGATAGTCTTCTGGAGACAACATTCCTCCCCAGGAATCAAAAACTTGCACGGCATTCACCCCTGCAGCTACCTTTTCTTTAAGATAAGCTATTGTGGTATCCGTAATTTTTTGAAGAAGCTGATGTGCAGCAATTGGTTGGGTAAAACAAAATTCTTTCGCTTTATCAAATGATTTCGAGCCCTGACCTTGAACACAGTAACAAAATACCGTCCAGGGAGACCCCGCAAATCCGATCAAAGGGATTTCATCATTCAACATTTGTTTTGTCATCTTAATCGCTTCCATGACATATCCTAAAGAATCATTGATGTCCGGAATGAATGTATTATCCACATCCTTTTGGGTCCTGATGGGATTCTGAAGGAAAGGACCAACCCCGGCCTTCATTTCAAAAGGAATATTCATGGCCTGAGGAACTACCAAAATATCTGAAAACAAGATAGCGGCATCCATACCATATCTTCGTATAGGCTGAACCGTTATTTCAGAAGCAAGTTCAGGAGTTCTGCAACGCGTAAAAAAATCATATTTCTCTCTTATGGCAATAAATTCAGGTAAATACCTTCCTGCCTGTCTCATCATCCACACTGGTGGCCTGCTGACTGACTCTCCTCTTAAGGCTCTTAAATATAAATCGTTTTTGATCATTAGTTTGTTTGCCGATATTTAATCGTCGTTTTGATGGTTCTGTTTTATAATTTTCTTTTCAGCGACTTTTGCCATTGAACTATCTATGGCTTCTTCTATTTTACGGAGGTCTCTTTTTCGCAGCGCAGACGAAAGGAACCAGGCCTCAAACTGCGAAGGCGGAAGGAACACTCCATGTTCCATCATCTGCCAGAAAAATACTTTAAAGCTTTCTGTATCACAAGTCTGTGCTGATTTGAAGTCAGTGACGTCCTTGTCAGTGAAAAATGGGTTTATCATGGATCCAAAATGATTCACCTGCACGGGAACACCGTATTTTTTTGCAGAAGAAATAAGCATCTTTTTGATCTTTATGGCATTCTTATTGAATTTCTTATAAGGATTTTGTCTTTTTAGCTCTTTTAAGGTCGCTATTCCGCATGCCATTGCTATGGGATTACCAGAAAGGGTACCTGCCTGATACATCCCGCCTAAGGGTGCTACCATACTCATGATCTCATTTCTGGCTCCGTAAGCTCCTACAGGAAATCCGCCTCCAATCACTTTGCCTAAACAGGTAATGTCAGCTTCAATTCCGAGCAGTTCCTGAGCGCCTCCAAATTTCGATCTGAAACCCGTCATTACTTCATCCAGAATCAATAGAATACCGGTATCCTGAGTAATCTTTCTCAGTTGATGAAGAAACTCTTTAGTAGGCTGAACTACCCCCATATTTCCGGCAATTGGCTCCAGAATAACCGCTGCTATATCATCATGAGCATTTATATGTTGCCTGACACTCTCCAGATTGTTGAATTCAGCAATCAAGGTATTTTTTACTGCTTCGTCGGGTACGCCTTTGCTTCCGGGAAGGCTAAGAGTCGCCAGTCCCGAGCCTGCAGCAACAAGCAAAGCATCTGTATGTCCATGGTAACAACCTGAAAATTTGATAATTTTGTTATGGCCTGTATAGGCTCTCGCTAATCGAATCGCACTTAAAACGGCTTCCGTTCCTGAATTTACGAACCGAACCTTATCCATTCCTGGAAAGGCATCGCAAACTATTTTTGCAAGTTTTATCTCTTTATTTGTCGAAGCACCAAAAGTATAGCCTTTTTTTAGCGCCTTTTTGATCGATTTTTCAACTTTGTTATGTCTGTGGCCAAGTATCATCGGTCCGTATGACAATACCAGGTCAATATATTCATTGCCGTCAACATCAAAGACTTTACTTCCTTTGGCATGATCAATAAAAACAGGTACTCCGCCTACAGATTTAAAAGCCCTTACCGGTGAATTTACAGCACCTACCAGGTTGTGCTGACCTTTGTTATATAATTCTATTGATTTTTCTAGTTTCATTTTTTCATTGTTTAGTTGCTCAAACTATTCTTTCAAAGCTCTTGCGACATCTTTCGCAAAATAAGTTATGATAATATCCGCCCCGGCTCTTTTCATTGAAAGCAGACTTTCCATCATTACTTTCTTTTCATCAATCCAGCCTTTTTCTGCTGCAGCCTTGACCATGGCATATTCGCCACTCACATTGTAACAGGCTACCGGGCGGTCAAAATTATTTTTCAAATCACGAATAATATCGAGATAGGAGAGCGCAGGTTTCACCATTAAGATATCGGCTCCTTCCTGGTCATCAAAATGAGCCTCCCTCATTCCCTCATCTCTGTTTGACGGATCCATTTGATACGTCCTTCTATCACCAAAACTTGGAGTTGAATCTGCAGCGTCCCTAAAAGGCCCGTAAAATGCAGATGCATATTTCACAGCATATGACATAACAGGTAAATTTGGATAACCTGTATTATCCAGTGCTTCCCTGATAGTCGCGATCATGCCGTCCATCATCCCTGAAGGTGCTACCATATCGGCTCCGGCCTTGGCGTGAGAAATTACTTGCTTGGCAAGATTTACAAGTGTGGCGTCATTATCAACATCATTATCATGAATGATTCCGCAATGACCATGGCTTGTATATTCGCAAAAGCATACATCCGTAATTACATATAAATCAGGATAGTGTTTTTTGATAAGTCGAATCGCCTGTTGAATTACTCCCTGATCATTCCAGGTTTCAGAACCGATTTCATCTTTTGCTGAAGGAATTCCAAAGAGGAGAACAGCCGGAATATCCAGTTTTGTTACTTCGTCCAGTTCTTTGGGCAAGGTATCAAGTGAAAATCTTTTGATCCCCGGCATGGAAGGAATTTCATTTTCAATTCCCTTGCCTTCTTCAATAAACAGCGGATAAATCAAGTCATCAATATGGAGCCTGTTTTCTCTCACAAGCCTTCTTATATTTTCGGTTTTTCTAAGTCGTCGGGTCCTGTTCATCACAAATAAAATTATTTAATAAAATGTGTGTTTACCGATTTTAAAACACTCTCCACGGAAGGCATTTTTGCTTCGATCACTTGCTTAAAATGATTTTGAGCAACTTCGGCAGTAGTGCTGCCAATGCAAAATGCAATTTCGTTTTTTGGCTGATTTTCACTTAAATAACTCTCAATCCCCGAAGGACTGAAGAAAAGGAGACCATCATACGCTTTACTCATGCGATTGGGGCTAAGAAGTGTTTGGTATGCTATAACTTCATTTAAGCCAATTCCGTTTTTTTCTAAAATTTGAGGCAACTCATCCCTTCGTTTATCTCCACAGAAAAAAGTGATTTCACCATTCTTCAAATGTTCTGATAAATAGTTTCCTAACTGATGAGCAGAATTTTCTACATGGGTTACTTTTCCAATCTTTCTTTCAATTAATCTTTTCGTTCGCCTTCCTACACAATAGATATTTTTAAATTGAAGTTCAGAGCCCATGAAATTATCAAGAACTGCTTCAACTCCATTCTGGCTTGTAAAAACAACATGATCCAATGGTTGTTTTATAACCGCA
This DNA window, taken from Lutimonas zeaxanthinifaciens, encodes the following:
- the hemB gene encoding porphobilinogen synthase, yielding MNRTRRLRKTENIRRLVRENRLHIDDLIYPLFIEEGKGIENEIPSMPGIKRFSLDTLPKELDEVTKLDIPAVLLFGIPSAKDEIGSETWNDQGVIQQAIRLIKKHYPDLYVITDVCFCEYTSHGHCGIIHDNDVDNDATLVNLAKQVISHAKAGADMVAPSGMMDGMIATIREALDNTGYPNLPVMSYAVKYASAFYGPFRDAADSTPSFGDRRTYQMDPSNRDEGMREAHFDDQEGADILMVKPALSYLDIIRDLKNNFDRPVACYNVSGEYAMVKAAAEKGWIDEKKVMMESLLSMKRAGADIIITYFAKDVARALKE
- the hemE gene encoding uroporphyrinogen decarboxylase, encoding MIKNDLYLRALRGESVSRPPVWMMRQAGRYLPEFIAIREKYDFFTRCRTPELASEITVQPIRRYGMDAAILFSDILVVPQAMNIPFEMKAGVGPFLQNPIRTQKDVDNTFIPDINDSLGYVMEAIKMTKQMLNDEIPLIGFAGSPWTVFCYCVQGQGSKSFDKAKEFCFTQPIAAHQLLQKITDTTIAYLKEKVAAGVNAVQVFDSWGGMLSPEDYQEFSWKYIQQIVDALHELAPVIAFGKGCWFALEEMSKSKVSALGVDWTVSPKIARKLTNNSVTLQGNLDPSRLLSPPKEIKKLVTKMIDDFGKDKYIVNLGHGILPNIPLDNAKAFIDAVKEYDA
- the hemL gene encoding glutamate-1-semialdehyde 2,1-aminomutase codes for the protein MKLEKSIELYNKGQHNLVGAVNSPVRAFKSVGGVPVFIDHAKGSKVFDVDGNEYIDLVLSYGPMILGHRHNKVEKSIKKALKKGYTFGASTNKEIKLAKIVCDAFPGMDKVRFVNSGTEAVLSAIRLARAYTGHNKIIKFSGCYHGHTDALLVAAGSGLATLSLPGSKGVPDEAVKNTLIAEFNNLESVRQHINAHDDIAAVILEPIAGNMGVVQPTKEFLHQLRKITQDTGILLILDEVMTGFRSKFGGAQELLGIEADITCLGKVIGGGFPVGAYGARNEIMSMVAPLGGMYQAGTLSGNPIAMACGIATLKELKRQNPYKKFNKNAIKIKKMLISSAKKYGVPVQVNHFGSMINPFFTDKDVTDFKSAQTCDTESFKVFFWQMMEHGVFLPPSQFEAWFLSSALRKRDLRKIEEAIDSSMAKVAEKKIIKQNHQNDD